A genomic stretch from Mycobacterium cookii includes:
- the qcrA gene encoding cytochrome bc1 complex Rieske iron-sulfur subunit — MSREELVALGGRIDGVQTVFKEPRWPVEGTKAEKRAERQVAIWLLLGGLLGFALLLVFLFWPWEYQPNGAPGNLVYSLATPLYGLTFGGSVLCIAIGAVLYQKKFIPEEISIQDRHYGAAGSDEIDRKTVAANLTDAFEGSTLRRRKLIGLSLGAGLGAFGLGTLVAFAGGLIKNPWKPVVPTADGKKAVLWTSGWTPRFHGETIFLARATGEGTGAPFSKMRPEDLEAGGMETVFPWRESDGDGTTVESHEKLTLILSAVRNPVMLIRIKPTDMQRVVKRKGQESFNFGELFAYTKVCSHLGCPSSLYEQQSYRILCPCHQSQFDALRYATPIFGPAARALAQLPITIDADGYLVANGDFIEPVGPAFWERTT, encoded by the coding sequence ATGTCGCGCGAAGAGCTGGTCGCGCTCGGCGGCCGGATCGACGGCGTGCAAACCGTTTTCAAAGAGCCGCGCTGGCCGGTCGAAGGCACCAAAGCCGAGAAGCGCGCCGAGCGTCAGGTCGCCATCTGGCTTTTGCTGGGCGGGCTGCTCGGGTTCGCACTGCTGTTGGTGTTCCTCTTCTGGCCGTGGGAGTACCAGCCGAACGGAGCGCCTGGCAACCTCGTCTACTCGCTGGCCACCCCGCTCTACGGTCTGACGTTCGGCGGGTCGGTGCTGTGCATCGCCATCGGCGCGGTGCTGTACCAGAAAAAGTTCATCCCAGAAGAGATTTCGATTCAGGACCGCCACTACGGCGCCGCCGGATCAGACGAGATCGACCGCAAGACGGTCGCCGCCAACTTGACCGACGCCTTCGAAGGCTCGACGCTGCGCCGCCGCAAGCTGATTGGCCTCTCGCTGGGCGCAGGCCTCGGCGCATTCGGGTTGGGCACCCTGGTCGCCTTTGCCGGCGGCCTGATCAAGAACCCGTGGAAGCCCGTCGTGCCGACCGCCGACGGCAAGAAGGCCGTGTTGTGGACCTCAGGCTGGACGCCGCGTTTTCACGGCGAGACGATCTTCCTGGCCCGCGCCACCGGCGAAGGCACCGGAGCGCCGTTCAGCAAGATGCGCCCCGAGGACCTCGAAGCCGGCGGCATGGAGACCGTGTTCCCCTGGCGCGAGTCCGACGGCGACGGCACCACAGTCGAGTCCCACGAGAAGCTCACGCTGATTCTGTCCGCGGTCCGCAACCCGGTGATGCTGATTCGCATCAAACCCACCGACATGCAACGAGTGGTAAAACGGAAGGGTCAGGAGAGCTTCAACTTCGGCGAGTTGTTCGCCTACACCAAGGTCTGCTCGCATCTGGGTTGTCCCTCATCGCTCTACGAGCAACAGTCCTACCGGATCTTGTGCCCATGTCACCAGTCGCAGTTCGATGCGTTGCGTTACGCCACACCGATTTTCGGCCCAGCCGCGCGCGCGTTGGCGCAGCTGCCGATCACCATTGACGCCGACGGGTACCTGGTCGCCAACGGCGACTTCATCGAGCCAGTCGGTCCGGCATTTTGGGAGCGCACCACATGA
- the qcrB gene encoding cytochrome bc1 complex cytochrome b subunit: MSPKLSPPSIGEIVAGQGNAVDSRYHVAAATRRQLNKVFPTHWSFLLGEIAMYSFVVLLLTGVYLTLFFDPSMQDVTYNGVYQPLRGVEMSKAFASTLDISFEVRGGLFVRQVHHWAALMFAASIMVHLARIFFTGAFRRPREANWVIGSLLLILAMFEGYFGYSLPDDLLSGIGLRAALSSITMGMPVIGTWLHWALFGGDFPCGGAGNDCAVAGYIVPRMYGLHILLLPGIILALIGAHLAFVWFQKHTQFPGPGRTENNVVGVRVMPVFAVKSGAFFALTTGVLGLMGGLLQINPIWNLGPYKPSQVSAGSQPDFYMMWPDGLARLWPAWEFYFFHHTVPATVAVGTLMGLIFVLLIIYPFLEKRFSGDHAHHNLLQRPRDVPVRTSIGAMAIAFYMVLTLSSINDIIAYKFHISLNATTWMGRIGMIALPPLIYFVTYRWCIGLQRSDRAVLEHGVETGIIKRLPHGAYIELHQPLGPVDEHGHPIPLEYQGAPVPVKMNKLGSGGSPGSGSFLYADPPAEDAALSEAAHAAEHRALTALREHQGGSNGNGSSNGHH, translated from the coding sequence ATGAGTCCAAAACTGAGTCCCCCCAGCATCGGTGAGATCGTCGCGGGTCAGGGCAATGCCGTCGACTCGCGGTACCACGTGGCGGCCGCGACCCGCCGCCAGCTGAACAAGGTCTTCCCCACCCACTGGTCGTTCCTGCTCGGCGAGATCGCGATGTACAGCTTCGTCGTGCTGCTGCTCACCGGTGTGTACCTGACGCTGTTCTTCGACCCCTCCATGCAAGACGTCACCTACAACGGCGTCTACCAACCGCTGCGCGGCGTGGAGATGTCGAAGGCCTTCGCCTCGACCCTCGACATCAGCTTCGAAGTGCGCGGCGGCCTGTTCGTGCGCCAGGTCCACCACTGGGCCGCGCTGATGTTCGCCGCGTCGATCATGGTGCACCTGGCCCGCATCTTCTTCACCGGCGCCTTCCGCCGACCCCGCGAAGCCAACTGGGTCATCGGTTCGCTGCTGCTGATCCTGGCCATGTTCGAGGGATACTTCGGCTACTCGCTGCCCGACGACCTGCTGTCCGGCATCGGTCTGCGCGCCGCACTCTCGTCGATCACCATGGGAATGCCGGTGATCGGCACGTGGCTGCACTGGGCGCTGTTCGGCGGCGACTTCCCTTGTGGCGGTGCAGGAAACGACTGTGCTGTAGCGGGCTACATCGTCCCCCGGATGTACGGGCTGCACATCCTGCTGCTGCCGGGCATCATTCTCGCGCTGATCGGCGCGCACCTGGCGTTCGTGTGGTTCCAGAAGCACACCCAGTTCCCGGGCCCGGGCCGCACCGAGAACAACGTCGTCGGTGTGCGCGTGATGCCGGTGTTCGCGGTGAAGTCAGGCGCCTTCTTCGCGCTGACCACCGGTGTGCTCGGCCTGATGGGCGGCCTGCTGCAAATCAACCCGATCTGGAATCTGGGGCCCTACAAGCCATCTCAGGTCTCGGCGGGTTCGCAGCCGGACTTTTACATGATGTGGCCCGACGGCCTGGCCCGGCTCTGGCCGGCCTGGGAGTTCTACTTCTTCCACCACACCGTGCCCGCCACGGTCGCGGTCGGGACTCTCATGGGCCTGATCTTCGTCCTGCTGATCATCTATCCGTTCCTGGAGAAGCGGTTCAGCGGCGACCACGCCCACCACAACCTGCTGCAGCGGCCGCGTGACGTGCCGGTGCGGACGTCGATCGGTGCGATGGCCATTGCGTTCTACATGGTGCTGACGCTGTCGTCGATCAACGACATCATCGCCTACAAGTTCCACATCTCGCTGAACGCCACCACCTGGATGGGCCGCATCGGCATGATCGCGCTGCCGCCGCTGATCTACTTCGTCACCTACCGGTGGTGCATCGGCCTGCAGCGCAGCGACCGTGCCGTTCTCGAGCACGGCGTCGAAACCGGCATCATCAAGCGCCTGCCGCACGGCGCCTACATCGAGCTGCACCAGCCACTCGGGCCCGTCGACGAGCACGGCCACCCGATTCCGCTGGAGTACCAGGGCGCCCCGGTGCCGGTGAAGATGAACAAGCTGGGCTCCGGCGGCTCGCCGGGCTCCGGCAGCTTCCTCTACGCCGATCCCCCCGCCGAGGATGCCGCGCTCTCCGAAGCCGCCCATGCCGCCGAACACCGCGCGCTCACCGCTCTGCGGGAGCACCAAGGCGGCAGCAACGGCAACGGCTCATCGAACGGCCATCACTGA